The Micromonospora sp. NBC_00421 genome contains a region encoding:
- a CDS encoding M14 family zinc carboxypeptidase: MTPLLVGPSAAAAPPTTCSTDPADRLASVPSPESFLGFPLGTGQERVVTNEEVRGYLSAVDTASKRVVTGVMGTSVLGQPLPYAVVSNERNVRPAVLKGIAEDVRSLRDPRQVDQQRAGEIAEAAPAIVWVTANVHGGEKSGTDAALKTLYELAAGLSCEVQQRNDNLVTIIVPTQNPDGRDASRRQNEYGFDMNRDWFARTQQETDGKLELMRKYPPQVFIDAHEMGGRQYFFPPNADPIHHEIAGEAVDWINRIGEANKTGFGYNGACSATVTTECYFNYSTYDLFFMGYGDTVPAAGFGAAGMTFEKGSSSAVADRVQQQFHTQWSTLGWAAAHKSEVLNGWFKVWKDALAQGRAGTLEPNEVVQPTNTVQFPVPNQTVRSYFLLPDRQLADARQLVERLRRMDVEVYQVKKAVKLPTAKLFGGRSATNLTVPVGSYWIPMNQPQKHWIQAIMGEDPYTPFPYFYDVSSWSNPLLMGVNAVYTGADVKPNAELIDKIQNTGGGKILAAPPLKGSYTFALDSAAAAEFTFTLLGKGVELVRDLDSGEVGMPAGALTPELNTTAKKLGVTLTPYTTAAVGTPVSRPDVGLFQGTGISTTSGSHGEARYVLGKRWGLDLTPVTTADINDNTPAFTNRTVLLVPDGSNATGGLTATGQANLRAWIAQGHTYLGLRNEGTRMARAAGLTSTTEKPKPTGYTVIGSHLRVDVDPDSPVGLGRPAEDFEFNNNDPILNPSSTGRNVLRYPSGDTFWANGYTVQGDALKGTVAVVDEPTGAGRAVLFAFNPLFRAYNESGLHLVANALLYPATGTAARTASPVAVDPARAAAAATPVAENLGGEWRPFTIQVAAGDLARTEAVVDRYTDTARVSVTDGSAYLMIPNPAGLQIDEHPFLGDLVRTLRAEQVPLRSVVG, encoded by the coding sequence ATGACGCCCCTACTGGTCGGCCCGTCGGCCGCCGCCGCGCCCCCGACGACCTGTAGTACCGATCCGGCCGACCGACTGGCCTCGGTGCCCAGCCCGGAGAGCTTCCTCGGCTTCCCGCTCGGCACCGGCCAGGAGCGGGTGGTCACCAACGAGGAGGTCCGGGGCTACCTGAGCGCCGTGGACACCGCCTCGAAGCGGGTCGTCACCGGCGTCATGGGCACCAGTGTGCTCGGCCAGCCGCTGCCGTACGCGGTCGTGTCGAACGAGCGTAACGTGCGACCGGCCGTGCTCAAGGGCATCGCCGAGGACGTCCGTTCGCTGCGCGACCCCCGCCAGGTCGACCAGCAGCGGGCCGGCGAGATCGCCGAGGCGGCCCCGGCGATCGTCTGGGTCACCGCCAACGTGCACGGCGGCGAGAAGAGCGGCACCGACGCCGCCCTCAAGACGTTGTACGAGCTGGCCGCCGGGCTGTCCTGCGAGGTCCAGCAGCGCAACGACAACCTGGTCACGATCATCGTGCCGACGCAGAACCCGGACGGCCGCGACGCCAGCCGCCGGCAGAACGAGTACGGCTTCGACATGAACCGGGACTGGTTCGCCCGGACCCAGCAGGAGACCGACGGCAAGCTCGAGCTGATGCGGAAGTACCCGCCGCAGGTCTTCATCGACGCGCACGAGATGGGCGGCCGACAGTACTTCTTCCCGCCGAACGCCGACCCGATCCACCACGAGATCGCCGGCGAGGCGGTGGACTGGATCAACCGGATCGGCGAGGCCAACAAGACCGGCTTCGGCTACAACGGCGCGTGCAGCGCCACGGTGACCACCGAGTGCTACTTCAACTACTCCACCTACGACCTGTTCTTCATGGGGTACGGCGACACGGTGCCGGCCGCCGGCTTCGGCGCAGCCGGCATGACCTTCGAGAAGGGCAGTTCGTCGGCGGTGGCCGACCGGGTGCAGCAGCAGTTCCACACCCAGTGGTCGACCCTCGGCTGGGCGGCGGCGCACAAGAGCGAGGTGCTCAACGGCTGGTTCAAGGTCTGGAAGGACGCGCTCGCCCAGGGTCGGGCCGGCACGTTGGAGCCCAACGAGGTGGTCCAGCCCACCAACACCGTGCAGTTCCCGGTGCCGAACCAGACCGTCCGGTCGTACTTCCTGCTGCCCGACCGGCAGCTCGCCGACGCCCGGCAGCTGGTCGAGCGGCTGCGCCGGATGGACGTCGAGGTCTACCAGGTCAAGAAGGCCGTCAAGCTGCCCACCGCGAAGCTCTTCGGCGGCCGCTCGGCGACCAACCTGACCGTGCCGGTCGGCTCGTACTGGATCCCGATGAACCAGCCGCAGAAGCACTGGATCCAGGCGATCATGGGTGAGGACCCGTACACGCCGTTCCCGTACTTCTACGACGTGTCCTCGTGGAGCAACCCGCTGCTGATGGGCGTGAACGCCGTCTACACAGGCGCCGACGTCAAGCCCAACGCGGAGCTGATCGACAAGATCCAGAACACCGGTGGCGGCAAGATCCTGGCCGCCCCGCCGTTGAAGGGCTCCTACACCTTCGCGCTGGACTCCGCCGCCGCGGCCGAGTTCACCTTCACCCTGCTGGGTAAGGGCGTGGAGCTGGTCCGGGACCTGGACAGCGGCGAGGTGGGAATGCCTGCCGGCGCGCTGACCCCGGAGCTGAACACCACTGCCAAGAAGCTCGGCGTGACGCTCACCCCGTACACCACGGCGGCGGTCGGCACCCCGGTCAGCCGGCCGGACGTCGGGCTGTTCCAGGGCACCGGCATCTCCACGACCTCCGGCTCGCACGGTGAGGCCCGGTACGTGCTGGGCAAGCGGTGGGGCCTCGACCTCACCCCGGTCACCACCGCCGACATCAACGACAACACCCCCGCCTTCACCAACCGGACGGTGCTGCTGGTGCCGGACGGCAGCAACGCGACAGGCGGGCTGACCGCGACCGGGCAGGCCAACCTGCGCGCCTGGATCGCCCAGGGCCACACCTACCTCGGCCTGCGCAACGAGGGCACCCGGATGGCCCGCGCCGCCGGGCTCACCTCGACCACCGAGAAGCCGAAGCCGACCGGCTACACGGTGATCGGCTCGCACCTGCGGGTCGACGTGGACCCGGACAGCCCGGTCGGGTTGGGCCGGCCTGCGGAGGACTTCGAGTTCAACAACAACGACCCGATCCTCAACCCGAGCAGCACCGGCCGCAACGTGCTCCGCTACCCCAGCGGGGACACGTTCTGGGCCAACGGCTACACGGTGCAGGGTGACGCGCTCAAGGGCACCGTCGCGGTGGTGGACGAGCCGACCGGTGCCGGACGGGCGGTGCTGTTCGCGTTCAACCCGCTGTTCCGAGCGTACAACGAGAGTGGTCTGCACCTGGTGGCGAACGCGCTGCTGTACCCGGCCACCGGCACGGCGGCCCGGACCGCGTCGCCGGTTGCGGTCGACCCGGCCCGCGCCGCCGCGGCGGCCACCCCGGTCGCCGAGAACCTGGGCGGCGAGTGGCGGCCGTTCACCATCCAGGTGGCCGCCGGTGACCTGGCCCGTACCGAGGCGGTCGTCGACAGGTACACCGACACCGCCCGGGTCTCCGTGACGGACGGCTCGGCGTACCTGATGATCCCGAACCCGGCGGGTCTCCAGATCGACGAGCACCCGTTCCTGGGCGACCTGGTGCGGACCCTGCGGGCCGAGCAGGTCCCGCTGCGTTCCGTGGTGGGCTGA
- a CDS encoding phosphoesterase: MQDRESEDATGGQLSRRQLVKYAGVGATLAATGPFVGVEAAQADPDRQDQTKAGSARPDNRSWRAGDHHIHSEYSGDFDTSTNPPTFRKGADAVYPIVTNAIMAKNFGLTWAMCTDHGGPTHSKVNLEQAYPDLLRSRRLVPEVLQFWGMEFDAPAMDHHTLMIPRHADEAKQLFELESRFAKRDPFPADPGRDTEAKMVEFLKVARNMPHKPLVIAHHTSRSATGLGVYGQDLPHEFRNGNDAAPDVYVGFEGAPGHQAAPLNGGARGGYGNHPTYGGYDQATARVGGLWDALLGEGRHWWITATSDSHVHWSRGGADFWPGEYSKTYVLARQEYRDIMDGLRHGRIFVTTGDLITRLDVTASSQGRSAEMGETITVSRRNRTDVDVEIRFRPPAGTNANGDRPQVRRVDLIVGQITGPSADRDADTNPTTSVVARFGPGDWRQQGADHVIRHTLRNVDTDSYLRVRGTSTDEAEPLADGLESPWSDLWFYSNPVFVRVR, from the coding sequence GTGCAGGACAGGGAATCCGAGGACGCCACAGGCGGTCAGCTGTCGCGTCGCCAACTGGTGAAGTACGCGGGCGTCGGCGCGACGCTCGCCGCCACCGGCCCGTTCGTGGGCGTCGAGGCGGCCCAGGCCGACCCGGACCGGCAGGATCAGACGAAGGCCGGCTCAGCGCGGCCCGACAACCGGAGCTGGCGGGCCGGCGACCACCACATCCACTCCGAGTACAGCGGCGACTTCGACACCTCGACGAACCCGCCGACGTTCCGCAAGGGCGCCGACGCGGTCTACCCGATCGTCACCAACGCGATCATGGCGAAGAACTTCGGGCTGACCTGGGCGATGTGCACCGACCACGGCGGGCCCACGCACTCCAAGGTGAACCTGGAGCAGGCGTACCCCGATCTGCTGCGGTCCCGCCGGCTGGTGCCCGAGGTGTTGCAGTTCTGGGGGATGGAGTTCGACGCCCCGGCGATGGACCACCACACCCTGATGATCCCGCGGCACGCCGACGAGGCGAAGCAGCTCTTCGAGCTGGAGAGCCGGTTCGCCAAGCGGGACCCGTTCCCGGCCGACCCCGGCCGGGACACCGAGGCCAAGATGGTGGAGTTCCTCAAGGTGGCCCGGAACATGCCGCACAAGCCGCTGGTGATCGCGCACCACACCTCCCGGTCGGCGACCGGGCTCGGGGTCTACGGGCAGGACCTCCCGCACGAGTTCCGCAACGGCAACGACGCGGCACCGGACGTGTACGTCGGCTTCGAGGGCGCCCCGGGGCACCAGGCGGCCCCGCTCAACGGGGGCGCCCGCGGCGGGTACGGCAACCACCCCACCTACGGCGGCTACGACCAGGCGACCGCCCGGGTCGGCGGGCTGTGGGACGCGCTGCTCGGTGAGGGACGGCACTGGTGGATCACCGCCACCTCCGACTCGCACGTGCACTGGTCGCGCGGCGGCGCGGACTTCTGGCCTGGTGAGTACAGCAAGACCTACGTGCTGGCCCGCCAGGAGTACCGCGACATCATGGACGGGCTGCGCCACGGACGGATCTTCGTCACCACCGGTGACCTGATCACCCGGCTCGACGTCACCGCCAGCAGCCAGGGGCGCTCGGCCGAGATGGGCGAGACCATCACGGTCAGCCGCCGTAACCGCACCGACGTCGACGTCGAGATCCGGTTCCGGCCGCCGGCCGGGACGAACGCCAACGGGGACCGCCCGCAGGTCCGGCGGGTGGACCTGATCGTCGGTCAGATCACCGGCCCGAGCGCCGACCGGGACGCCGACACCAATCCCACCACCTCGGTGGTCGCCCGGTTCGGCCCCGGCGACTGGCGGCAGCAGGGCGCCGATCACGTCATCCGGCACACCCTGCGCAACGTCGACACCGACAGCTACCTGCGGGTACGCGGCACCAGCACCGACGAGGCCGAGCCGCTCGCCGACGGGCTGGAGAGCCCGTGGAGCGACCTGTGGTTCTACTCGAACCCGGTGTTCGTCCGGGTGCGCTGA
- a CDS encoding cellulose binding domain-containing protein → MTQTRNVTYRVVVAGVLLGATVVVGPLAAPSHAAPSQPFAPSATTPTPENGRSILDLIPAQTRDRMLAQAPLVDAANVVRTAVDAGAPRGYAGIGLVDDHVTLWWKGTLPGDVAAAVTTARRTAPVEVVGATYTRSELKKAAAKLAPVVEADPNDAAHAVRLRTDGSGIEVAVDPKAGAKQPKLPATGVTTRTVVRERMVERSRYNDSAPYDGGIGIGLTTYACTAGFGVRNHSTNVGYLLTAEHCGPIGQAWHVGWNTNTNTGTLIGYSVASNDDHDTMLVSTSSPGSHIYVGGQNDEVRAQVTGWTEVFPGQLLCQSGYTSAGEIGGPVCNLRVDFHYDDIEDLVEATQLDGAESARGGDSGGPVYSVNANGTVLAAGTTTRSAGPGFGFQDFATARDDYGDIRPATTLTSTCRVSYVVTNSWGTGFNASITVYNDGPTVNGWSLGWTFPGSQLIQGHWNGVFQQTGAAVTVANESQNANIPTNGAVSFGFTASGAPTTPAPFTLNGTTCN, encoded by the coding sequence ATGACGCAAACCCGGAATGTGACCTACCGCGTGGTGGTCGCCGGCGTGCTGCTCGGTGCCACGGTGGTGGTCGGTCCGCTGGCGGCGCCCTCACACGCCGCGCCCAGCCAGCCGTTCGCACCGTCGGCGACGACGCCGACGCCCGAGAACGGCCGCTCCATTCTCGACCTGATCCCGGCGCAGACGCGGGACCGGATGCTCGCCCAGGCCCCGCTCGTCGACGCCGCCAACGTCGTCCGCACCGCCGTCGATGCCGGTGCGCCGCGCGGCTACGCCGGTATCGGGCTGGTGGACGACCACGTCACCCTCTGGTGGAAGGGCACCCTGCCCGGTGACGTCGCGGCGGCGGTGACGACCGCTCGCCGTACCGCACCGGTCGAGGTCGTCGGGGCGACCTACACCCGCAGCGAGTTGAAGAAGGCGGCGGCGAAGCTCGCCCCCGTCGTCGAGGCCGACCCGAACGACGCCGCCCACGCCGTCCGGCTGCGGACCGACGGCTCCGGGATCGAGGTCGCGGTCGACCCGAAGGCCGGCGCGAAGCAGCCGAAGCTGCCGGCGACCGGAGTCACCACCCGGACGGTGGTGCGCGAACGGATGGTCGAGCGGTCCCGGTACAACGACTCCGCGCCGTACGACGGCGGGATCGGCATCGGCCTGACCACCTACGCCTGCACCGCCGGCTTCGGCGTCCGCAACCACAGCACCAACGTGGGCTACCTGCTCACCGCGGAACACTGCGGTCCCATCGGGCAGGCCTGGCACGTCGGCTGGAACACGAACACCAACACCGGCACGCTGATCGGCTACTCGGTCGCCAGCAACGACGACCACGACACCATGCTGGTCTCCACCTCCTCGCCGGGCAGCCACATCTATGTCGGTGGGCAGAACGACGAGGTACGCGCCCAGGTGACCGGGTGGACCGAGGTCTTCCCCGGCCAACTGCTCTGCCAGTCGGGATACACCTCGGCCGGTGAGATCGGCGGACCGGTCTGCAACCTGCGGGTCGACTTCCACTACGACGACATCGAGGACCTGGTCGAGGCCACCCAGCTCGACGGCGCGGAGTCGGCCCGGGGCGGCGACAGTGGTGGGCCGGTCTACTCGGTCAACGCCAACGGCACCGTCCTCGCGGCCGGCACCACCACCCGGTCGGCCGGTCCCGGCTTCGGCTTCCAGGACTTCGCCACCGCCCGGGACGACTACGGCGACATCCGGCCGGCGACCACCCTCACGAGCACCTGCCGGGTGTCGTACGTGGTGACCAACTCCTGGGGCACCGGCTTCAACGCCAGCATCACCGTCTACAACGACGGTCCGACGGTCAACGGCTGGTCGCTCGGCTGGACCTTCCCCGGCAGCCAGCTGATCCAGGGCCACTGGAACGGCGTCTTCCAACAGACCGGCGCGGCCGTCACGGTGGCCAACGAGAGCCAGAACGCCAACATCCCGACCAACGGGGCGGTCAGCTTCGGCTTCACCGCCAGCGGCGCTCCCACCACCCCGGCACCCTTCACGCTCAACGGGACCACCTGCAACTGA
- a CDS encoding DUF5682 family protein, which produces MTADTATGTAPVDPHRAGGAEDPGPAAGGGVVAGPFGALREQLTDAAATFAGSADALAGILAGIVDDVDRALGERLEIFPVCHHSPASALAMVRRLRHKQPKVIYLELCEDLQPLLDELRNCRLPVAVQAFASELDGFPAEWGPLSVVAPVTEASAEYQAIAYALETPGVELVLVDRSTDHVFQWSPRDDAPPAGDDTAPAAATASTGGAGEQAALHGDAVGVEIGDLRPRFAELEAYLLHHGKVRHWSEWWDQYVERPLADADHDTYRQVMVLIGSLFRRLRPAGSDRTDRDEDRERYMWTRMREHLAASGADPADCLYVCGAFHAASRVAQFGLDSPAPDFEITPRTGTRWRYGLIPSSHSAIEAQFGLAPGSVSIAAATWTKAVGGSGLTPYRLDGQRGGKTRGRRKATVPVAAPAGSVADRLTGFLAAPPHLDGLDEAELRGWCVDIVRLARRNGYLASTADAIAVFETSILLAGLRNRARPTPYDFADAAVTCIEKDVVPGRRDVRRLCEILLGGDRIGQVGYDALPPLARDVLDRLQPLGLDLEKRTIGRALLDLHANPGLTGCSDLLWMLRHLLPADAVRPIMGERRLGHRSIQESWDLALGRHQRALIELGYEGVTVEQVLEQRLRRSVRGPDATAAGALAAVEDAIRLLNSPRLVDELGTRAVELLATERTVDDAPEVLRRIRRLLAHHRATAPTLPAWCEAFVTTGYAHYCTLLPTAFVEEETGVRQVGAMLGFLFSMESLALSLGCDRSQLELAVAQSHPETPAKVALVWAARHQLGLLPLAELRERCGQLLANPLVVPAFPRYLSGFVHALEPVPGLAPFVVETMSTAFARLPDPVLLPWLPTLITTLREHGPELVPLLVREAARTFPGTLPELDAWVPPWLGPAPAPAPTTHRAGPVGQVHTLLAGHPVAVDAVAALLGCDGDWSTPPAGPVGVAVPALLAEHPATAQAVAALLVGPQRGRLR; this is translated from the coding sequence ATGACCGCCGACACCGCCACCGGCACCGCCCCGGTCGATCCGCACCGCGCGGGCGGTGCCGAGGACCCGGGCCCCGCCGCCGGGGGTGGCGTGGTCGCCGGGCCGTTCGGGGCGCTGCGGGAGCAGCTCACCGATGCGGCGGCCACCTTCGCCGGCTCCGCCGACGCGCTGGCCGGCATCCTCGCCGGCATCGTCGACGACGTCGACCGGGCGCTGGGTGAGCGGTTGGAGATCTTCCCGGTCTGTCACCACTCGCCGGCCTCGGCGCTGGCGATGGTACGCCGGCTGCGGCACAAGCAGCCCAAGGTGATCTACCTGGAACTCTGCGAGGATCTCCAGCCCCTCCTGGACGAGTTGCGCAACTGCCGGTTACCGGTGGCGGTGCAGGCGTTCGCCTCCGAGCTGGACGGCTTCCCCGCCGAGTGGGGGCCGCTCAGTGTGGTCGCGCCGGTCACCGAGGCGTCCGCCGAGTACCAGGCGATCGCGTACGCATTGGAGACGCCGGGGGTGGAGCTGGTGCTGGTGGACCGGTCCACCGACCACGTCTTCCAGTGGTCCCCCCGCGACGACGCCCCGCCGGCCGGGGACGACACCGCACCGGCGGCGGCCACCGCGTCGACCGGGGGCGCGGGTGAGCAGGCGGCGCTGCACGGCGACGCGGTCGGCGTGGAGATCGGCGACCTGCGGCCCCGGTTCGCCGAGCTGGAGGCGTACCTGCTGCACCACGGCAAGGTGCGGCACTGGTCGGAGTGGTGGGACCAGTACGTCGAGCGGCCCCTCGCCGACGCCGACCACGACACCTACCGGCAGGTTATGGTGCTGATCGGCAGCCTGTTCCGGCGGCTGCGACCCGCCGGGTCGGACCGTACCGACCGTGACGAGGACCGGGAACGTTACATGTGGACCCGGATGCGGGAGCACCTCGCCGCGTCCGGGGCCGATCCGGCGGACTGTCTCTACGTGTGCGGCGCGTTCCACGCCGCCAGCCGGGTCGCACAGTTCGGCCTGGACTCCCCCGCCCCGGACTTCGAGATCACCCCCCGCACCGGCACCCGCTGGCGGTACGGGCTGATCCCGTCGAGCCACTCGGCCATCGAGGCGCAGTTCGGCCTGGCACCGGGTTCGGTGTCGATCGCCGCCGCCACCTGGACCAAGGCGGTGGGCGGGTCGGGCCTGACGCCCTACCGGCTCGACGGCCAACGGGGCGGGAAGACCCGGGGCCGACGCAAGGCAACGGTGCCGGTCGCCGCGCCGGCCGGGTCGGTCGCCGACCGGCTCACCGGGTTCCTCGCCGCGCCCCCGCACCTGGACGGGCTGGACGAGGCGGAGCTGCGCGGCTGGTGCGTGGACATCGTCCGGTTGGCCCGACGCAACGGCTACCTGGCCAGCACCGCCGACGCGATCGCGGTGTTCGAAACCTCGATCCTGCTGGCCGGATTGCGCAACCGGGCCCGCCCGACCCCGTACGACTTCGCCGACGCGGCGGTGACCTGCATCGAGAAGGACGTCGTACCGGGTCGACGGGACGTGCGGCGGCTCTGCGAGATCCTGCTCGGCGGGGACCGGATCGGGCAGGTCGGCTACGACGCCCTGCCGCCGCTTGCCCGCGACGTGCTCGACCGGCTCCAACCGCTCGGGCTGGACCTGGAGAAACGCACCATCGGGCGGGCCCTGCTGGACCTGCACGCCAATCCCGGGCTGACCGGCTGCTCGGATCTGCTGTGGATGCTGCGGCACCTGCTCCCGGCCGACGCGGTCCGCCCGATCATGGGTGAACGCCGGTTGGGGCACCGGTCGATCCAGGAGAGCTGGGACCTCGCGTTGGGCCGCCACCAGCGGGCGCTGATCGAGCTGGGCTACGAGGGGGTGACCGTCGAACAGGTGCTGGAGCAGCGGCTGCGCCGATCGGTCCGGGGCCCGGACGCGACCGCCGCCGGTGCCCTCGCCGCCGTGGAGGACGCCATCCGGCTGCTGAACAGCCCCCGGTTGGTCGACGAGCTGGGCACCCGGGCGGTGGAGCTGCTGGCCACCGAGCGCACCGTGGACGACGCCCCCGAGGTGCTGCGGCGGATCCGCCGGTTGCTGGCCCACCACCGGGCCACCGCGCCGACCCTGCCGGCCTGGTGCGAGGCGTTCGTGACGACCGGTTACGCGCACTACTGCACCCTGCTGCCGACCGCGTTCGTCGAGGAGGAAACCGGGGTCCGGCAGGTCGGGGCGATGCTGGGCTTCCTGTTCAGCATGGAGAGCCTGGCGCTCTCCCTGGGCTGCGACCGGTCCCAGCTCGAGCTCGCGGTGGCCCAGTCGCATCCGGAGACACCGGCGAAGGTCGCCCTGGTCTGGGCGGCCCGACACCAGCTCGGCCTGCTGCCGTTGGCCGAGCTGCGGGAGCGCTGCGGGCAACTGTTGGCCAACCCGCTGGTGGTGCCGGCCTTCCCGCGCTACCTCTCCGGTTTCGTGCACGCGCTGGAACCGGTGCCGGGGCTCGCGCCGTTCGTGGTGGAGACGATGTCCACCGCCTTCGCCCGGCTGCCCGACCCGGTGCTGCTGCCCTGGCTGCCCACTCTGATCACCACGTTGCGGGAACACGGCCCGGAGCTGGTCCCGTTGCTGGTCCGTGAGGCCGCGCGTACCTTCCCGGGGACGTTGCCCGAGTTGGATGCCTGGGTGCCGCCCTGGCTGGGGCCGGCGCCCGCACCCGCGCCGACGACGCACCGGGCCGGGCCGGTGGGGCAGGTGCACACCCTGCTCGCCGGGCATCCGGTGGCGGTCGACGCGGTCGCCGCGCTGCTCGGCTGCGACGGCGACTGGTCGACGCCGCCCGCCGGCCCGGTGGGGGTGGCGGTGCCGGCGCTGCTGGCTGAGCACCCGGCCACCGCGCAGGCGGTCGCCGCCCTGCTCGTCGGCCCGCAACGGGGTCGCCTCCGATGA
- a CDS encoding ATP-binding protein, whose translation MSEMLRAPAEVKYAEELDYLESVDTGPKPFSWRLSPRMVRLFVLGSERADGLEREIPQKWFGDRSFVERSIVTLASDRGLLLIGDPGTGKSWLAELLSAAICRNSTLVVQGTAGTTEDHIKYSWNVSMVIAKGQSRESMIPSPIMTAMEQGVVGRFEELTRSTSDVQDALISILSEKYVSIPELNDDNIVFAQPGFSIIATANSRDRGVNDLSSALKRRFNFVRIPVVTNKRSEAEIVRFRTEELLRRHRIELDVPPTLLDILLQSFADLRAAAASATSDDEKLESALSTAEQIGVLEDAILHSQFFGDRTLRAETLAGSLMGSLARRSPEDLAILNKYLHGVVEPRAKQDSAGWAGFLDGGRQAIASLS comes from the coding sequence ATGTCCGAGATGTTGCGTGCCCCCGCCGAGGTCAAGTACGCCGAGGAACTCGACTACCTGGAGTCGGTCGACACCGGCCCGAAGCCGTTCTCCTGGCGGCTGAGCCCGCGCATGGTCCGGCTGTTCGTCCTCGGCTCGGAACGGGCCGACGGGCTGGAGCGGGAGATCCCGCAGAAGTGGTTCGGCGACCGCAGTTTCGTCGAACGCAGCATCGTGACCCTGGCGTCGGACCGGGGCCTGCTGCTCATCGGCGACCCCGGCACCGGCAAGAGCTGGCTGGCCGAGTTGCTGTCCGCCGCGATCTGCCGCAACTCCACCCTGGTGGTGCAGGGCACCGCCGGCACCACCGAGGACCACATCAAATACTCGTGGAACGTCTCGATGGTGATCGCCAAGGGCCAGTCCCGCGAGTCGATGATCCCGTCACCGATCATGACGGCGATGGAGCAGGGCGTGGTGGGCCGCTTCGAGGAGCTGACCCGGTCCACCAGCGACGTGCAGGACGCGCTGATCTCCATCCTGTCGGAGAAGTACGTCTCCATCCCCGAGCTGAACGACGACAACATCGTCTTCGCCCAGCCCGGATTCTCCATCATCGCCACCGCGAACAGTCGGGACCGGGGCGTCAACGACCTGTCGTCGGCGTTGAAGCGGCGGTTCAACTTCGTCCGGATCCCGGTGGTCACCAACAAGCGCAGCGAGGCGGAGATCGTCCGGTTCCGCACCGAGGAGCTGCTGCGGCGGCACCGCATCGAGTTGGACGTGCCGCCCACCCTGCTGGACATCCTGCTGCAGAGCTTCGCCGACCTGCGGGCCGCCGCCGCGTCGGCGACCAGCGACGACGAGAAGCTGGAGTCGGCGCTGTCCACCGCCGAGCAGATCGGCGTGCTGGAGGACGCCATCCTGCACAGCCAGTTCTTCGGCGACCGTACCCTGCGGGCGGAGACGCTGGCCGGGTCGCTGATGGGGTCGCTGGCCCGGCGCAGCCCGGAGGACCTGGCGATCCTCAACAAGTACCTGCACGGGGTGGTGGAGCCCCGGGCCAAGCAGGACAGCGCCGGCTGGGCGGGCTTCCTCGACGGCGGTCGCCAGGCGATCGCCTCGCTGTCATGA